A single Deinococcus betulae DNA region contains:
- a CDS encoding Ig-like domain-containing protein: protein MHRRISLSALSLALILGACSQPGSEPPRPQDRLSVTLNLPQLRALGAQGLPYAPGGAGVQEVKVSVLDGQGQPVRFNGDNAADPQGQQSYFVLTPGKSQLNLSVVAGVAYTFTSRAYDLGVTNAGRHLLAFGKVSQSFTASGQTLALLLKSVLGGGRLTSLPLNMVVPGQEVEYVLGLSANGRDDLRVPQDDFQVAYTVQNGANLGTAEPKRGVLVRADSQPTGDLLVTATVTGLLAAGQDDAVEGQMTVTARAPFAVNVGVGSDLVAPTIQSFELLGRSGEQVTLCGAVQDNLGVVSARIYSGARLLRQLSAGDFTGTTFTATVPGVRPGEQTLTLLVKDAAGNEMTADLKVPAGDTADTIAPTVSALSATPNPLRAAGDVTLRAQASDNVGVTAVSFYDGARLLGTDSTAPYEWTQAYTAAENGTRTLKAVATDAAGNRGETTTTLTVDIPAAPGPFLGSGPATLSADVVRSNRGEGVGGSTVRIYRSGDRQTVLAERTTSAAGYVEFAAIPEGTYDLVFSKAGMAGSEINGAAARGTLNTRLKVGQFSAADPNAPTDVPQLKLLTPDGAAWKTLAPGAVFNDAVNLRAYTTGGARLMRYFMFSLVTVDASGQMADLRGGLTSLDPGVTAPGEGQQDSGLVSLPAAGLLGDIYVQVSALDFNYNRVAYLVPVTLRRSGTPGAVTAPTGVAAVAYTLSERIGYIMGVGPQGAPQGSNLWVSVSWSQPASTEGLTGFRVLRAAAAGGPYTQVAFADTAQCSSATKRCTVSDNTSTLEADRDYFYRVTAVGAAEATSDAPALPSTHTLLPFRPQLVSPAKDSLGADLLPTYTLRTNAFATGATGARFTLRTDDVFTGAGRLTMPSVVLQKTTSTTVTDASSGRVYFDSAGAAAGNVVNYDAATDLLSLPHSLDRVALKLTPAPLQANRRYSWYVHMGYAYRLQDPAQPQSATNPIVAYAVYSDPDTTKVVPGGVTQSYTDVYDFITRP, encoded by the coding sequence ATGCACCGGAGAATTTCCCTTTCTGCCCTGAGTCTAGCGCTGATACTTGGCGCCTGTAGCCAGCCTGGCAGCGAGCCGCCCCGTCCTCAGGACCGCCTGAGCGTCACCCTCAATCTTCCCCAGCTCCGCGCCCTGGGCGCTCAGGGCTTGCCCTATGCGCCGGGCGGCGCGGGCGTGCAGGAGGTCAAGGTCAGCGTGCTGGACGGCCAGGGCCAGCCAGTGCGCTTTAACGGTGACAACGCCGCCGACCCGCAAGGTCAGCAGAGCTACTTCGTCCTGACGCCCGGCAAGAGCCAGCTGAATCTGTCGGTGGTGGCCGGCGTGGCCTATACCTTCACCAGCCGCGCCTATGACCTGGGCGTCACCAATGCTGGGCGGCACCTGCTGGCGTTTGGCAAGGTCAGTCAGAGCTTTACCGCCTCGGGCCAGACGCTGGCGCTGCTCCTGAAAAGCGTGCTGGGCGGCGGCCGCCTGACCAGCCTGCCCCTGAATATGGTGGTGCCTGGGCAGGAAGTGGAATACGTGCTGGGCCTGAGCGCCAATGGGCGCGACGACCTGCGCGTGCCGCAGGACGACTTTCAGGTGGCCTATACAGTGCAAAACGGCGCCAACCTCGGCACCGCCGAGCCCAAGCGCGGCGTCCTGGTGCGCGCCGACAGCCAGCCCACTGGCGACCTGCTGGTCACGGCCACTGTCACGGGGCTGCTGGCCGCCGGCCAGGACGACGCCGTGGAAGGCCAGATGACGGTCACGGCCCGCGCCCCTTTTGCCGTGAATGTCGGAGTGGGCAGCGACCTGGTGGCCCCGACTATCCAGAGCTTTGAGCTGCTGGGCCGCAGCGGCGAGCAGGTCACGCTGTGCGGCGCGGTGCAGGACAACTTGGGCGTGGTCAGTGCGCGCATCTACAGCGGCGCCCGCCTGCTGCGGCAGCTGTCGGCGGGCGACTTTACCGGCACCACCTTTACGGCCACCGTGCCCGGCGTGCGCCCCGGCGAGCAGACGCTGACCCTGCTGGTCAAGGACGCGGCCGGCAACGAGATGACGGCCGACCTCAAGGTGCCGGCTGGCGACACCGCCGACACCATTGCCCCCACCGTCAGCGCCCTGAGCGCCACCCCGAACCCGCTGCGCGCTGCGGGCGACGTGACCCTGCGGGCCCAGGCCAGCGACAACGTGGGCGTAACGGCCGTGAGCTTCTACGACGGCGCCCGCCTGCTGGGCACCGACAGCACCGCTCCTTACGAGTGGACTCAGGCCTACACGGCCGCCGAGAACGGCACCCGCACCCTGAAGGCCGTGGCGACCGACGCCGCCGGCAACCGGGGCGAGACCACCACCACCCTGACGGTGGACATCCCCGCAGCTCCCGGCCCGTTCCTGGGGTCTGGTCCAGCCACCCTGTCGGCCGATGTGGTGCGGTCCAACCGGGGCGAGGGCGTGGGCGGCAGCACCGTGCGGATTTACCGCAGCGGCGACCGCCAGACTGTGCTGGCCGAGCGGACCACCTCCGCCGCTGGGTATGTGGAATTCGCTGCTATCCCTGAAGGCACCTACGATTTGGTCTTCAGCAAGGCGGGCATGGCCGGCTCGGAAATCAACGGGGCGGCGGCGCGCGGCACCCTGAACACCCGCCTGAAGGTAGGCCAGTTCAGCGCCGCTGATCCCAACGCCCCCACGGACGTGCCGCAGCTCAAGCTGCTGACCCCCGACGGCGCGGCCTGGAAAACCCTGGCACCCGGCGCTGTGTTCAACGACGCCGTGAATCTGCGCGCCTACACCACGGGCGGCGCGCGCCTGATGCGCTACTTCATGTTCTCGCTGGTGACGGTGGATGCCAGCGGGCAGATGGCCGACCTGCGCGGCGGCCTGACCAGCCTGGACCCTGGCGTGACGGCGCCCGGCGAGGGCCAGCAGGACAGCGGCCTGGTGTCTCTGCCCGCTGCTGGGCTGCTGGGCGACATTTACGTGCAGGTCTCGGCGCTGGACTTCAATTACAACCGCGTGGCGTACCTCGTGCCCGTCACGCTGCGCCGCAGCGGCACGCCCGGCGCCGTGACTGCCCCGACCGGTGTGGCGGCGGTGGCGTATACCCTCAGCGAGCGCATCGGCTACATCATGGGCGTCGGGCCGCAGGGTGCCCCTCAGGGCAGTAACCTATGGGTCAGCGTGTCCTGGAGCCAGCCGGCCAGCACCGAGGGCCTCACCGGCTTCCGGGTGCTGCGCGCAGCGGCGGCGGGCGGCCCCTACACCCAGGTGGCCTTTGCTGACACGGCGCAGTGCAGCTCGGCCACCAAGCGCTGCACGGTCAGCGACAACACCAGCACCCTGGAAGCCGACCGGGACTACTTCTACCGCGTCACCGCCGTGGGTGCGGCTGAAGCCACCAGCGACGCCCCTGCTCTGCCCAGCACCCACACGCTGCTGCCCTTCCGGCCGCAGCTGGTCAGCCCGGCCAAAGACAGCCTGGGCGCCGACCTGCTGCCCACCTACACCCTGCGCACGAACGCCTTTGCCACCGGGGCCACGGGCGCGCGCTTTACCCTGCGCACCGACGACGTGTTCACCGGGGCCGGGCGCCTGACCATGCCCTCGGTGGTGCTGCAAAAAACTACCTCCACGACTGTCACGGACGCCAGCAGTGGCCGCGTGTATTTCGACAGTGCGGGTGCCGCCGCTGGCAACGTGGTGAATTACGACGCCGCCACTGACCTGCTGAGCCTGCCCCACAGCCTGGACCGCGTGGCCCTCAAGCTGACGCCTGCGCCGCTGCAGGCTAACCGCCGCTACAGCTGGTACGTGCATATGGGCTACGCCTACCGCCTGCAAGACCCGGCCCAGCCGCAGTCGGCCACCAACCCCATCGTGGCCTACGCCGTGTACAGCGACCCCGACACCACCAAAGTG
- a CDS encoding pyroglutamyl-peptidase I, protein MPTLLLTGFEPFHTHPDNPSAQAAQALHGRVLGSWQVESALLPVEPHAAGRQLAGLLEAHQPGAVLLTGLAAGRPQPTLERVALNVMDFSIPDNSGQTYRDAPAGPEGSPAAYLSTWPLRATLAAWRAAEIPGHISNTAGLYVCNFVLYAALHALDRGGRAHIPCGFLHVPANAAVALAWPEDRPPLPYLPQVEINRAVEVALEAITHKGV, encoded by the coding sequence ATGCCCACCCTCCTCCTGACCGGCTTTGAACCGTTTCATACCCATCCGGACAACCCCAGCGCCCAGGCGGCGCAGGCCCTTCACGGGCGTGTCTTAGGCAGCTGGCAGGTGGAATCGGCGCTGCTGCCGGTCGAGCCCCATGCGGCGGGGCGGCAGCTAGCTGGGCTGCTAGAGGCCCACCAGCCGGGGGCCGTCCTGCTGACGGGCCTGGCGGCGGGGCGTCCGCAGCCCACGCTGGAACGGGTGGCCCTGAATGTCATGGACTTCAGCATCCCCGATAATTCCGGGCAGACCTACCGCGACGCCCCCGCCGGCCCCGAAGGCAGCCCCGCTGCGTACCTCAGCACCTGGCCCCTGCGGGCCACCCTGGCAGCGTGGCGGGCCGCAGAGATTCCAGGGCATATCTCGAACACAGCGGGCCTGTATGTCTGCAATTTTGTGCTGTACGCCGCGCTGCATGCGCTGGACAGAGGTGGCCGTGCTCACATTCCCTGCGGCTTTCTACATGTCCCGGCCAACGCAGCGGTGGCGCTGGCCTGGCCCGAGGATCGCCCGCCACTGCCGTATTTGCCGCAGGTCGAGATTAACCGCGCGGTGGAAGTGGCGCTGGAGGCTATTACGCACAAAGGGGTTTAA
- a CDS encoding transglutaminaseTgpA domain-containing protein: protein MRAPPLALRPTGFGLAFLLVILLTLIGCVNYGLSLGYGLTFLLGGVWVMTATQALRAARGVRVSLAPPVAVTAGGLADFSVSFSGGAEGVLALTLRGDGAQAVGAWPLSGGVSSGTLSVPARHRGPLSVEGALRVSDRLGLWRVALPAPDPQTVLVHPAAEQGAPPAPTRTVAGSGDGAQRTRGDEEFAGLRPYAPGDSPRQVSWRHVARTGTLLTRETDAPQGRARLLDWADTAGDPEARLSRLSAWVTELTAAGLPFALHLPGARLPVDSGEAHALAARRTLALHAPFPQAVTPPRRPGLALTAAPARSLSLAQALALRGTLLALAVTLAPTALRAPVWLTALVAALLAHAAWRTRPTRPGTQPLAPLPTWLLGLLAVAGGAALNAVYGTLLGRDAGTAFLALLVALKTAESRDVRDGRLLILLGLFTTSTHYFFSQGPLTALHTLLCAALLLAAAPGWTAAGLTLTRAALRRAGGLLALAAPLAAALFVLFPRPEAPLWQLPVQGQATTGLSSEIRAGEFSNLAQSDAVAFRADFQGEPPASSARYWRGPVYEAYDGETWRQVRGGGSPASVEPTGPAQAYTLTLEPSGTPWLLALDVPSRVPDGASITGAFQAVTFRPVTTRRRVELESRPARLGRQEDANRLAFNQLLPSGQSPRARALAQTWQGLAPAARVDAALNFLRRGGFTYTLSPPTLPAQDRVDAFLFGTRTGFCEHYASAFAFLMRASGLSARVVGGYQGGESNGDYLIIRQRDAHAWTEVWLPGQGWVRVDPTAAIAPARLSAGVQTALTQPLATAALPPGPLAQLRLRLDTLQNRWNDLVVDYDGERQSDLLTRAGLGGVGQPAYLILLPVVVALTLLPALLVLRRRGRPADPAAGALHDLSARLRLPRAPGETAADYTARVSQARPDLAEPLGRVLLAYHAARYAPGDPAGALRDLKAAVRQVRR, encoded by the coding sequence ATGCGCGCGCCGCCTCTTGCTCTGCGGCCCACCGGGTTTGGGCTGGCCTTCTTGCTGGTCATTCTGCTCACCCTGATTGGCTGCGTGAACTACGGCCTCAGTCTGGGGTACGGCCTGACCTTTCTACTGGGCGGTGTCTGGGTCATGACCGCCACCCAGGCCCTGCGGGCGGCGCGGGGCGTCCGGGTGTCGCTGGCGCCGCCCGTGGCCGTCACGGCAGGCGGGCTGGCCGACTTCAGCGTGTCTTTCTCGGGCGGGGCTGAGGGCGTGCTGGCCCTGACCCTGCGGGGGGACGGCGCGCAGGCAGTGGGCGCGTGGCCGCTGAGTGGCGGCGTGTCGAGCGGCACGCTCTCTGTGCCGGCCCGGCACCGTGGCCCCCTGAGCGTGGAAGGCGCGCTGCGCGTCTCTGACCGGCTGGGGCTGTGGCGGGTGGCCCTGCCCGCCCCCGACCCTCAGACGGTCCTCGTTCATCCAGCGGCCGAACAGGGCGCCCCGCCGGCCCCCACCCGCACCGTGGCGGGCAGCGGCGACGGCGCCCAGCGCACACGCGGTGACGAGGAATTTGCAGGGCTGCGGCCCTACGCCCCCGGCGACTCGCCCCGGCAGGTGTCGTGGCGGCATGTGGCGCGCACCGGCACCCTGCTGACCCGCGAAACGGACGCGCCGCAGGGCCGCGCCCGCCTGCTGGACTGGGCCGATACGGCGGGCGACCCCGAGGCCCGCCTCTCGCGCCTGAGTGCCTGGGTTACCGAGCTGACGGCGGCTGGCTTGCCCTTCGCCCTTCACCTGCCCGGTGCCCGCCTGCCGGTGGACAGCGGCGAGGCACACGCCCTGGCGGCTCGCCGGACACTGGCGCTGCACGCGCCCTTTCCGCAGGCCGTTACCCCACCGCGTCGCCCGGGCCTGGCCCTCACCGCTGCTCCGGCCCGGTCCCTGTCTCTGGCCCAGGCGCTGGCTCTGCGCGGCACGCTGCTGGCCCTGGCAGTCACCCTGGCGCCCACGGCCCTGCGCGCCCCGGTCTGGCTCACGGCCCTGGTGGCCGCGCTGCTGGCCCACGCCGCGTGGCGCACCCGCCCCACCCGGCCGGGGACGCAGCCCCTGGCCCCGCTGCCGACCTGGCTGCTGGGCCTGCTGGCTGTGGCCGGCGGCGCCGCCCTGAACGCGGTTTACGGCACCCTGCTGGGCCGCGACGCAGGGACGGCCTTTCTGGCGCTGCTGGTGGCCCTCAAGACCGCCGAGAGCCGCGACGTGCGCGACGGTCGCCTGCTCATTCTGCTCGGCCTGTTCACGACCAGCACCCACTACTTTTTCAGCCAGGGGCCGCTGACCGCGCTGCATACACTGCTGTGTGCGGCCCTGCTGCTGGCCGCCGCGCCGGGGTGGACGGCGGCGGGCCTGACCCTCACACGGGCGGCGCTGCGCCGGGCCGGCGGCCTGCTGGCCCTGGCCGCGCCGCTGGCGGCCGCACTGTTCGTGCTGTTTCCGCGCCCCGAAGCGCCGCTGTGGCAGCTGCCGGTGCAGGGCCAGGCCACCACCGGCCTGTCAAGTGAGATTCGCGCCGGGGAATTTAGCAACCTCGCCCAGAGTGACGCGGTGGCCTTCCGCGCTGACTTTCAGGGCGAGCCGCCTGCCTCATCCGCCCGCTACTGGCGTGGCCCCGTGTACGAGGCCTACGACGGCGAAACCTGGCGTCAGGTGCGGGGCGGAGGCTCCCCCGCCAGCGTGGAGCCGACGGGCCCGGCCCAGGCGTACACCCTGACCCTGGAGCCCAGCGGGACGCCCTGGCTGCTGGCGCTGGACGTGCCCTCGCGTGTGCCGGACGGCGCGTCTATTACGGGCGCGTTTCAGGCGGTGACCTTTCGTCCCGTGACCACCCGGCGCCGGGTGGAGCTGGAAAGCCGCCCCGCCCGCCTGGGCCGCCAGGAAGATGCCAACCGCCTGGCCTTTAATCAGCTGCTGCCGAGTGGCCAGAGTCCGCGCGCCCGCGCCCTGGCCCAGACCTGGCAAGGCCTGGCCCCGGCCGCGCGCGTGGACGCCGCCCTGAACTTTCTGCGCCGGGGGGGCTTCACCTATACCCTGTCGCCGCCCACCCTGCCCGCGCAGGACCGGGTGGACGCTTTCCTGTTTGGGACCCGCACCGGCTTTTGCGAGCATTACGCCAGCGCCTTTGCCTTCCTGATGCGCGCCAGTGGCCTGAGCGCCCGCGTGGTGGGCGGCTATCAGGGCGGCGAGTCCAACGGCGACTACCTGATTATTCGCCAGCGCGACGCGCACGCCTGGACCGAGGTCTGGCTGCCCGGTCAGGGCTGGGTGCGGGTGGACCCCACGGCGGCCATCGCCCCCGCGCGGCTGAGTGCCGGGGTGCAGACGGCCCTCACGCAGCCCCTGGCCACGGCGGCGCTGCCTCCTGGCCCCCTGGCCCAGCTGCGGCTGCGGCTGGACACGTTGCAAAACCGCTGGAACGACCTCGTGGTGGACTATGACGGCGAGCGCCAGAGCGATCTGCTGACCCGCGCGGGACTGGGTGGCGTGGGCCAACCAGCGTATCTGATCCTGCTGCCGGTGGTGGTGGCGCTGACCCTGCTGCCCGCCCTGCTGGTGCTGCGGCGCCGGGGGCGCCCGGCAGACCCGGCCGCCGGGGCCCTGCATGATCTGAGCGCGCGTCTGCGCCTGCCACGCGCCCCCGGCGAAACCGCCGCCGACTACACCGCCCGCGTGTCCCAGGCCCGCCCGGACCTGGCCGAGCCGCTGGGCCGGGTGCTGCTGGCCTACCACGCTGCCCGCTACGCCCCTGGCGACCCGGCAGGGGCCCTACGTGACCTGAAAGCGGCGGTGCGCCAGGTGCGGCGGTAA
- a CDS encoding AAA family ATPase translates to MTTLPPPPAHASHAAALQAALTQLEGVILGKGPQLRLALSCLLARGHLLIEDQPGVGKTTLAQALARTCGLHFRRVQFTADLLPADLTGVSVWDAPSASFRFLEGPVFSELLLADEINRATPRTQGALLEAMEERQVSEGGVTRPLPSPFFVIATQNPAAFVGTSPLPEAQLDRFLMTVTLGYPDPRAERQLLETGGRSISVRDLPAVLSAPALLAMQAEVDRVHAAAPLLDYVQVLARATREHPALSAGLSPRGLLALLSAARAWAYLAGRVMVLPEDVQAVFPALAAHRLTLRDPSVSVAGILRGVLADTPIP, encoded by the coding sequence ATGACCACCCTGCCCCCACCCCCCGCGCACGCCAGCCACGCGGCGGCGCTTCAGGCGGCCCTGACCCAGCTGGAAGGGGTGATTCTGGGCAAGGGGCCGCAGCTTCGTCTGGCGCTGAGCTGTCTGCTGGCGCGCGGACACCTCCTGATTGAGGACCAGCCAGGGGTGGGGAAAACCACGCTGGCGCAGGCATTGGCCCGCACCTGTGGCCTGCATTTCCGCCGCGTTCAGTTCACGGCCGACCTCTTGCCCGCCGACCTGACGGGCGTGTCGGTCTGGGACGCTCCCAGCGCGTCGTTCCGCTTTCTGGAAGGGCCCGTGTTCAGCGAGCTTCTGCTGGCCGACGAGATTAACCGGGCTACGCCCCGTACCCAGGGGGCGCTGCTGGAGGCGATGGAAGAGCGTCAGGTCTCTGAAGGGGGCGTGACCCGGCCACTGCCCAGCCCCTTTTTCGTGATTGCCACCCAGAACCCGGCGGCCTTCGTGGGCACCAGCCCCCTGCCCGAGGCGCAGTTGGACCGCTTTCTGATGACCGTCACCCTGGGGTACCCCGACCCGCGCGCCGAACGGCAACTGCTCGAAACGGGAGGGCGCAGCATCTCGGTGCGCGACCTGCCGGCCGTCCTGAGTGCGCCGGCGCTGCTGGCTATGCAGGCCGAGGTGGACCGGGTTCACGCTGCCGCCCCACTGCTGGACTACGTGCAGGTGCTGGCGCGCGCCACCCGCGAACACCCGGCCCTCTCGGCGGGCCTCAGTCCCCGTGGCCTGCTGGCGCTTCTGTCGGCGGCGCGGGCCTGGGCGTACCTGGCCGGGCGCGTCATGGTGCTGCCCGAGGACGTGCAGGCGGTGTTTCCGGCGCTGGCGGCCCACCGCCTGACCCTGCGTGATCCATCCGTGTCGGTGGCCGGCATCCTGCGCGGTGTCCTGGCCGACACGCCGATTCCTTAG
- a CDS encoding DUF2247 family protein, producing MKPFPQALSWSAILLGWADRWMTVQELAALAEDRLLAASDDELMLLSELVSSRSDTPRAEVRDLLQRLADGENWPRFFALREWQVVRLRWALAHLDDLRAEDGLETYCQLRELEAVWEDTGTPLDMPLLHPFLYSCAEMDDAEGGLGLTRAQLERWVQGQEQLLITVRALHDAGQHAALQTLAAAFETFQANGQGRLDLLQSEKALLESLNHHQHQELSLRVSAFNAEQLRRRVQQARAEKAALL from the coding sequence GTGAAGCCCTTTCCTCAGGCCCTCAGCTGGTCGGCCATTTTACTGGGGTGGGCCGACAGGTGGATGACCGTTCAGGAGCTGGCGGCTTTGGCAGAGGACCGGCTGCTGGCGGCCTCTGATGACGAGCTGATGCTGCTCTCTGAACTGGTGTCTTCCCGCAGTGACACGCCCAGAGCAGAGGTGCGGGACCTGCTTCAGCGCCTGGCCGACGGAGAGAACTGGCCGAGGTTTTTTGCCCTCAGAGAGTGGCAGGTCGTGCGGCTGAGGTGGGCGCTGGCCCACCTTGACGACCTCCGGGCTGAGGACGGGCTAGAGACGTACTGTCAACTGCGCGAACTGGAAGCGGTGTGGGAAGACACCGGTACGCCTCTGGATATGCCCCTGCTGCACCCGTTCCTGTACTCCTGCGCCGAGATGGACGACGCAGAGGGCGGCCTAGGGCTGACGCGCGCTCAGCTTGAACGGTGGGTGCAGGGGCAAGAACAGCTCCTCATCACCGTTCGCGCGCTGCATGACGCCGGCCAACACGCCGCCCTTCAGACGCTGGCGGCGGCCTTTGAAACCTTCCAGGCCAACGGGCAAGGGCGCCTTGACCTGTTGCAGTCGGAAAAGGCGCTGCTGGAAAGCCTGAATCACCACCAGCACCAGGAATTGAGCCTCCGGGTGTCGGCGTTCAATGCCGAGCAGCTCAGGCGGCGCGTGCAGCAGGCGAGGGCCGAAAAGGCAGCTCTCCTCTAA
- a CDS encoding VanZ family protein translates to MTRRARPLWWGPALALMAAIWYFSAQPQTPGPRLVHPLDWGVHFLVYLALGFALGRATGRPGLAWVLAAWFGALDEVHQAFVPPREAGVTDWLFDITGTWLGSRAGAGREEAGTEEPYA, encoded by the coding sequence TTGACCCGCCGCGCCCGCCCGCTGTGGTGGGGGCCGGCGCTGGCGCTGATGGCGGCCATCTGGTATTTCAGCGCGCAGCCGCAGACACCCGGCCCTCGCCTGGTGCATCCGCTGGACTGGGGGGTGCATTTTCTGGTGTACCTGGCCTTGGGCTTTGCGCTGGGGCGGGCCACGGGGCGGCCGGGGTTGGCCTGGGTGCTGGCCGCGTGGTTTGGGGCGCTGGACGAAGTGCACCAGGCCTTCGTGCCGCCGCGCGAGGCAGGGGTGACCGACTGGCTATTTGACATCACCGGCACGTGGCTGGGCAGCCGGGCGGGCGCGGGGCGAGAGGAGGCCGGAACCGAAGAGCCATACGCCTGA
- the mce gene encoding methylmalonyl-CoA epimerase: protein MTALLLLDHVAIATPDLDAGAAPYVALGLKAEGPDEEVPTQGVRVRVYQVGDTLIELLMPTRPDSPIAAFLEKKGPGLHHTAYRVADLNAEMARLGAEGARFLQAVPVPGRAGSRVAFLHPKWGQGTLIELVEHPQGGGHP, encoded by the coding sequence ATGACTGCGCTGCTGCTGCTGGATCACGTTGCGATCGCCACCCCTGACCTGGACGCTGGGGCCGCACCTTACGTGGCGCTGGGCCTGAAAGCCGAGGGGCCCGACGAGGAGGTGCCCACCCAGGGCGTGCGGGTGCGCGTCTATCAGGTGGGCGATACCCTAATTGAACTACTAATGCCCACCCGGCCTGACAGTCCTATCGCGGCTTTTCTGGAGAAAAAGGGGCCGGGCCTGCACCACACGGCCTATCGCGTGGCCGATCTGAACGCCGAGATGGCCCGCCTGGGTGCAGAGGGCGCCCGTTTCTTGCAGGCGGTCCCGGTCCCGGGCCGGGCCGGATCGCGGGTGGCCTTTTTGCACCCCAAGTGGGGCCAGGGCACCCTGATTGAACTGGTGGAACACCCGCAGGGCGGGGGCCACCCTTGA